Within Desulfobacteraceae bacterium, the genomic segment GATTGCTCCTCCCCCACATTCACTATACCACTTCTGGTCGCACCCAAATGGCAGACTTATAAATGAATGGACGTTATATATTGAAATAGTTAGAGAATACACCTCCGAGAGTAGTAAAAAGAAAAGTAATTATCGCCTTGAAAAGAAAATAGCCTCCAGGTAGCACAAAGGTGGGAAACCTTCAACACGCGCTACAAGGAGGCTATCATGGGTAACGAGGAAGCTAACAGGTATGAGGCGTTCTGTCAATTTCGCACCACCGTTCGCGGCTGCAGGGATTATCTGCTCGTGGGCATCGATGTGGCCAAGGAGCGCCACCATGCCTTCTTCGGCACCGCCACCGGCAAGACGCTGCTAAAGCGTTTGATCTTTGACAACGACAATAAGGGTTTCGAGCAACTCCTCGAGCGCTGCCAGCAGCTGATGGTGGCCCATTGCTGCAAGAGGGTCGCCTTTGGGTTGGAGCCCACCGGCAATTACCACAAGCCGCTGGCCCATTGGCTGCTGGAGCAAGGACAACTCCTGGTGCTGGTCTCCAACAAGGCCATTGCCGACAATCGCGAGAGCCTCGATGGGCGCTGGGACAAGCACGATACCAAGGACAGCGCCAATGTGGCCGATCTGATGGCCCAGGG encodes:
- a CDS encoding IS110 family transposase; translated protein: MGNEEANRYEAFCQFRTTVRGCRDYLLVGIDVAKERHHAFFGTATGKTLLKRLIFDNDNKGFEQLLERCQQLMVAHCCKRVAFGLEPTGNYHKPLAHWLLEQGQLLVLVSNKAIADNRESLDGRWDKHDTKDSANVADLMAQG